The region GAGGCCCTCCGGAACCCCGACGAGGGTGCCCGGAGGGGGGTGGCGAAGATCCCCAAAAGGTCCATGCGAAACTTTTCACATGAGTGCCTGCCGTGCCCCTCGGGGCCTCGCGACCCGTCGTGGCGTAACCGTGCCGGCCATCGGGGCCGTGATCGCCGCGCTGTCCCTGACCGCCTGCGGCGGGGGCGGCACCTCGGGCGGCTCCACCGACACCAAGTTCGTCCAGGGCAAGGGCGGCGTGGACACGGTCTCCGCGGAGAACCGTAAGGACGCCCCCAAGCTGTCGGGGAAGACCCTGGAGGACAAGCCGCTGGACGTGGCGGACTACAAGGGCAAGATCGTGGTCCTGAACGTCTGGGGCTCGTGGTGCGCCCCCTGCCGCGCGGAGGCGGCGAACCTCGCCAAGGTCGCCAAGGACACCAAGGCCAAGGGCGTGCAGTTCGTCGGGATCAACACCCGTGACTCCAACCGAGCCCCCGCGCTCAGGTTCGAGAAGGAATACGGCGTCGACTACCCGAGCCTCTACGACCCGATCGGGAAGCTCATGCTGCGCTTCCCCAAGGGCAGCCTCAACCCGCAGGCCATCCCCTCGACGATCGTCCTGGACCGGGAGGGCAGGATCGCTGCCCGCGCTCTGACGCCGCTCAGCGAGGAGCGCCTGCGCTCGATGATCACCCCGCTGATCGCGGAGAAGTGACCTCCGTGAGCACGCTGGCCGCCGCCACCGATCCCAACCAGACCGTCCTGACCGGGGCGCTGCTGCTGGCGCTTCCGGTCGCCCTGCTCGGCGGGCTGGTCTCCTTCTTCTCCCCCTGTGTGCTGCCGCTGGTGCCCGGCTATATGTCGTATGTCACCGGGGTCACCGGGACGGATCTGGCCGAGGCCAAGCGCGGCCGGATGGTCGCGGGCGCCTCGCTCTTCGTGCTC is a window of Streptomyces violaceusniger Tu 4113 DNA encoding:
- a CDS encoding TlpA family protein disulfide reductase; the encoded protein is MSACRAPRGLATRRGVTVPAIGAVIAALSLTACGGGGTSGGSTDTKFVQGKGGVDTVSAENRKDAPKLSGKTLEDKPLDVADYKGKIVVLNVWGSWCAPCRAEAANLAKVAKDTKAKGVQFVGINTRDSNRAPALRFEKEYGVDYPSLYDPIGKLMLRFPKGSLNPQAIPSTIVLDREGRIAARALTPLSEERLRSMITPLIAEK